GAGTCTGTGAGACTCTGTGGGCTAGAATACATACGGACAGTCATCTACATCTGTGCTAGCTCCAGGTGGAGAAGGCATCTGGAGGGGATCCCTCAAGCTCAGCAAGGTAACAGTAACTCATGTGTCTCctctattttcctttcacatgtcTCTTATTTTTTCAAGCTGTGttttaaaccattattttatGAAGTGTTTCTCTAAGTACTGTTGAGGCATTTTTAATGTCAATTTAAGGGATTAATGATCAAAATACACCGAATTTGGCTTGGGAAAGTGATGAGCATGCTACCTTTCAAAAAATAAGGACCTCAATTTTTAGTCCCCTGCTTGAAATCATTTGATTGCATGACTACTTCAATGAGCTCAGCATCTGTGGAAGGTACTTTGGAGGCTACGGCGAAGCATGTGATTTCAAGGAGCATGTTGAAGTAGCAAGACTTTCACTCATGAATAATTGTACAATATGATAAGTTAGAATTCAGGCAGTTGTTAAATatggatggaaggaaagaagctGACCTTAATTGAGCACTTTTATGTGCCGGGAAGTTACATGTGCAACATTTCATTCAGCTTCCTGATAAGGATCCTGGGAAGCAAGCAAAATTACCACCATTTATCATTTTACCAAGAAGAAAATTCTTCTCCCAGCTGGTGAAAATGTGGTTAGGTAGCAAACTGGGTCTATCTGGCTTCAAGAGCCAAGGTCTTCACTAATTCCACATTGAGTCTCGGGTGGGAAAGAGAAGGTGGTGGGCTTTTGTAATAGGTGACAGCATCATGGAGGTGGTGGTTACTGACAGAGGCCCTGAAGGATTTGGGGATTATGAAAGGTTGGTGGGGGAAGCAGGGTGGGAATTCTAGTGATAGGAATTGTCTGATCAGGATTTTGAAGGTAGAAATGAACCAAATGTCTTTCAGAAATGGTGAAGTAACTGACTTCACTCTATTTCTTTATTACTCAATTCAACTAACTTAAAAATTTGACTGAAATTCTTTCTGTTGATTCCATATTAAAGTATGAGgcagaatttatttaaaatcctatttttaaatttttatttatttatttgattagagacagggtcttgctctctcacccaggctggcacaatcatagctcactgaagccccaaacctcagcctcctgagtaggtaggactacaggtgtgtgccaccacatctggctaatttttaaatattttgtagagttgaggtcttgcaatgttgcccaggttggtctcaaactcctggcctcaagcaatcttccgtctcggcctcccaaagcactgggattacaggcataagccactgggcATGGCTgaaaatcctatttttaaaactatttttttaattggtaaaaattatatatatttattgtgtacaacatattgttttgaaatatgtatacatacaatatACATGTAGAatagctaaatcaagctaattaacatatgcattacctcacatacttatgtTTTTGTGATGAGGACACTTGAAATCTACTCTTTCAGCAATTTCAGGAATACaatgcattgttattaactatagtcaccacgtTGTACAACAGACTTCTTGaaattattcctcctaactgaaattcTGTACTCTTGACCATCTCTTCCCCAATCATCCCCCTCACCCTCACTCTCTGATAACCGTCATTCTTCACTATACATTTTTGAGTTTGacgtttttagattccacatataagtgagatctgtggtgtttgtctttctgtgccttgcttaaGAGTCTATTTTAATAATTGgttatatttgctttgttttatactaaaaagttaaaaaggaaaaatgtgattACATAATAAATGTTGCGACCATATGTATGATTGTTAAGGtttccatttaatttaaaatgatgttggtaataaaaacattttagaaaataacctAAACTGTTCATATTTGAGTGGGCTAATGTATTGAAAAAGCATGCATTTTCCATTTTCACTACCACTTTAATATTGAGGTTCATATGACTAGATGCTAACAAAAATTATATGGGTTTTTAACCTGAAGAGAGTAAGCATAATTTACCAGGATTTACAACAATCTCTGTAATAGCAAACCAAAATGCACTATAAAATACATTTGGGATATCTCTGAAACACATAGGGCAGTGGGATGGATATCTATAAGGCTAGCTCTGTTGGACATCACTGAAATCATACTACTACTTATTAAATCTTTCTCAGACTTTCAGTGTTTTCtcttacattatttttctgatCAATTACTGGTTTACTAACCAGCAACCATTCACCTAATTTTTCATGGTGTCTGCTGGTGTGCTAAGGCACTGATAAGTCAATTTGAACTAAATTAAAGTGGGAGAAGCTTATATGTGAACTTTGGAAACAACTCTTAGGCAAAAACTGtgaatttcactttttattttcagatatagAGGTTTAAATCTCCATTTCCTTCTTTACTGATCAAGATTGCAGGGCATacacagggtttttttttgtttatatgatTTTGTTTATAGCACATAACTAATATTGGAAGCTGCTGGTCATCCAGCAGAGGTAGCGAGTAAAAGAAGTCAAGTCCTGACTAGCTGAGCGACACAGGCTGTCACTCCTCGTCTTTGCACTCAAGTTTctgcctctgtaaaatgaggggagtggagatgactGTGCTCTCCCCAAAATGTCTGATCTCTCTGAAATcaggccaacatttaaaaaaattatgtgtagtattctatttcatttcaggGATCCAGTTCATTTCCCCAAGAGTGGAATGTGGTTGCTGCCTTCTTTGTAGGAGCTGTCTAAggatgtattatttttttctcttccatacAGCTGAGACAGGAAACTCCTTCCAGCTCCCAAATAAACGTGAATTTTCTGAGGAAAATCCAGCGCAAAACCTTCCGAAGGTGGATGCCTCGGGGGAAGACCGTCTTTGGGGTGGACAGATGCCCACTGAAGAGCTTTGGAAGTCAAAGAAGCATTCAGTGATGTCAAGACAAGATCTACAAACTTTGTGTTGCACTGATGGCTGTTCCATGACTGATTTGAGTGCTCTTTGCTAAGACAGGAGCAAATACTCAATGGGTGGCAGAGCTTTATCACATGTTTAATTACAGTGTTTTACTGCCTGGTAGAACACTAATATTGTGTTATTAAAATGATGGCTTTTGGGTAGGCAAAACTTCTTTTCTAAAAGGTATAGCTGAGTGGTTGAAACCACAGTTATCTCTATCTTCTCCCTTTGCCAAGGTTAATGAACTGTTCTTTTCAAATTCTACTAATGCTCTGAAATTTCAAATGCTGTGCAAAATTGCAATAAAAATGCTATAAACCAAGCTCActgtgctgttttctttttaaaaaattgtaaacaacTTTTAAACTGTAAACCGAAAATGCTGGTGATaggaaaatctaaaaatatacataaaaaataaacattggctATTATCTCATCATCCAGAAATAACTATTCATTCTTAATGTTTGGGTTACTGTGTATTGTTACTGAAAACTTAAACATTGATTCATAGTGTAagccaaaaagtatctgagacagctCTCAAGCAATTTAGAAGTTTGTTCCCAAGGTTAAGGATGTGCTCCCAGGAGAcaggtctgtgcctttctccaaagatgactttgagggctgcaatatttaaaggagaaaaggTGGATATTGGGGAAAGAGGAATaactgttttttgagacggagtctcgctctgtcgccaggctggagtgcagtggcgcaatctcggctcactgcaacctccaccgcccaggttcaagtgattctcctgctccagcctctcgagtagctgggactacaggagcgcaccaccacacccagctaatttttgcatttttagtagagacggagtttcaccatgttggccaggatggtctagatctcttgacttcgtgatccgcctgcctctacctcccaaagtgctgaaattacaggtgtgagccaccgcacccggccgaggaatactttttaaaatgtgggggTAGGTGAGAAGCAaagggttgcattcttttgagtctttcATCAACCATTCACATGTGATAGGGGAGTAGAGAAATAGTAACTTGTGCATTAATctagctcagtgaatctgcatttttacataagataaacaTAGGAGAGAGGAAGCAATCAGacatgcatttgtctcaggtgaacAGAGGGATGATTTTGAGTTCTGTTCTTTGTCCCACatctgtgaagataagctatcaatttacattgtcAGAGTGAAATTTGacagaactgttttagggtaaagatcttgggGCCCACAAAAAATTTCCtagtgggcaaattgtgagggaggtatgtagcttgtTAAATCTTTGTAGTTATGTTAGGAATAAAATGAGAGGAAGGTTTGCCTgatgcagttcccagcttgacttttccctttggcttagtgatttttgagtcctgagatttattttcctttcacaatagtCAAATCTGAGAATCTAAACAAAGTGCTTTTCTCAAAGGACCTtacagtgctcaataaatgtttcctaATATCATATAGTCCTTCAACATTATATTTCAGAATAGCCGGGGGCATATATGTATCCACCAGGTCCCATAAACAGCTGAAACCCAGAGTATGTTTAAGTAATAAGCTTCTTCCTGTAGTATGGGCCACCTTGGTTTTgcctttctattgcattctattctcaTTCTGGAACTTGTGAAACAAAGACCCAGATAACCAAGTAATTGTTATGCAATTGGATGTCTTCCCAGATAAAATGACAGAAGACCAAGTAAGGATATCACAAAACTATGCATTTATGTCTAACTCTGACAGCGAACTCCCCCAGTGGGTTGTACCAATAGGTAGaatctaaagacacatgcacacgtatgtttattgcggcactattcacaatagcaaagacttggaaccaacccaaatgtccatcaatgatagactggattaagaaaatgtggcacatatacaccacggaatactatgcagccataaaaaaggatgaattcatgtcctttgtagtgacatggatgaagctggaaaccatcattctcagcaaactgtcgcaaggacaaaaaaacaaagaccgcattttctcactcataggtgggaattgaacaatgagaacacctagacacaggaaggggaacatcacacaccgggacctgtcgtggggtggggggagggggaaggcatagcattaggagatatacctaatgtaaatgacgagttaatgggtgcagcacaccaacatggcacatatatacatatgtaacaaacctgcacgttgtgcacatgtaccctagaacttaaagtataataataaaaaaaaaactctgttcATCTAAGTGCCACTCTTATTAATACAATAGTCCATATTGGAAATCTATCTACTAAAAACTGGGCACTTAAATTGTGTCAAGGCATTATGCATGGAATTTAAACACTTTCCTTCACACATTTGTTGCAGGAAATGTATGAGGGTGTGAAAGTACTTTGCcaccattttgtagatgaggaaactgaggctcagtagAAGTAAGTAAATGTGCCCTAAGTCACACATGTTAGTGGATGGTGTTACTGGATCCAAACTTAGGCTGCTTAGTGATTCAAGACAGTTATACCAACCTGTACTAGTAGTCAAAATATTCTTTACTTCCAGGCATTGTGACTTTTAAAAGCAAGTCAGTTTCACTGAAGAATATCCTTGATGAAGCAGTAAAAATTACATTAATCGCAACCCTTGAGTACATGTCTTCTCAATATTCTGGGTGATGTAATGGGAAGACTGGATGAAGCATTTCTGCAGCATATTGAAGTATGATGGTTGTCTCAAGGAtaatcatttatgtatttaaattgcAAACTTAAAATTTATGTAATTAAATTGTGAGCTGCTTTTTCCATGAAgcactgttgttttcttttttttttaaagaaagtgaaaatttaGTTATTCAGATTTTGGGACTTGAAATAAGATTTGAAAAGTGAATGAagtgaaactttcatttcaaggaaaacaactgacagtatTTGTTGCTGATGATAAAATTTAAGTTTTCGAGAAATTTTGGGAAACTCATCCCCTACCATCAGCATCAGTGATGATATTAATGAATTTGATTTTTTGACATTGtgtgtcaacatttggaagataCGCATAACTTAGCAaaacaatattttccaaatgatcaatgcatgatattataaaataatgagtGGGTAAAATATCCACTCAAAgcgcaaaacaaaatttttaatctAACAGTACAAATGATTCATTGATATGACTTCAGATTTACATGGCAATCTAACTATAATAAATAACTGCTTGTTGAGTTTGGGGATatatcaaaaaaagaatttaaaaactacctgaaaatgttattaaaataatcttCCCTTTCCAAGTAAATATCTATATGAGGCTGGATTTCCTTCATGTATGTCAACCGATACCACACACAGCAACAGATCAAATGCAGAAACTGGTATGAGAATCAAGCTGTCGTTACTAAGCCAGCCATTAGAGATTTACAAAAATCTGAAACAATGCAAGTCTTcttaccaaatttttttttttttgtgaaatataagtagttttttgttgttgtgatcgttgctgtggttttttttggagatgcagtctcactctgttgcccaggctggagtgcagtggcatgacctcagttcactgcaacagggttcaagtgattctcctgcctcagcctccctagtagctgggattacaggcatatgctacaaggcctggctaatttttgtatttttagtagggatggcatttaaccatgttggccaggctggtcttgaactcctgatctcaagtgatccgcctgccttggcctcccaaagtactggtattacaggcatgagccatcatgcctggc
This portion of the Pongo abelii isolate AG06213 chromosome 1, NHGRI_mPonAbe1-v2.0_pri, whole genome shotgun sequence genome encodes:
- the INSL5 gene encoding insulin-like peptide INSL5; protein product: MKGSIFTLFLFSVLFAISEVRSKESVRLCGLEYIRTVIYICASSRWRRHLEGIPQAQQAETGNSFQLPNKREFSEENPAQNLPKVDASGEDRLWGGQMPTEELWKSKKHSVMSRQDLQTLCCTDGCSMTDLSALC